The Pyrococcus kukulkanii genome contains a region encoding:
- a CDS encoding MarR family winged helix-turn-helix transcriptional regulator produces the protein MNRLEELGITFLEFKALMHLKSTETQGDLLREMGVSKSTASKVLSSLERKGIVKRERRGRAYTIELTDKALEMLKAIEKAGMELEEKMFSRMARKEKSEFLSLLKRAINSLEGNRWVEI, from the coding sequence GTGAATAGGCTTGAGGAACTGGGGATTACCTTTCTTGAGTTCAAAGCCCTGATGCACCTGAAGAGTACAGAGACCCAGGGAGACCTCCTGAGAGAAATGGGCGTTTCCAAATCAACGGCCTCAAAAGTGCTCTCCTCCCTTGAGAGAAAGGGGATTGTAAAAAGGGAGCGCAGAGGGAGGGCATATACTATTGAACTAACCGACAAGGCCCTTGAGATGCTAAAGGCCATCGAGAAGGCTGGAATGGAGCTTGAGGAAAAGATGTTCTCCCGGATGGCTCGCAAAGAAAAATCTGAATTTCTGTCTCTCCTTAAAAGAGCGATAAATAGTCTTGAGGGAAACAGATGGGTGGAAATATGA
- a CDS encoding MATE family efflux transporter — protein sequence MTKGVQILRGDPKKAIIKLSIPMMIGMLVQTMYNLADGIWVSGLGPDALAAVGLFFPIFTGIIALAAGLGVGASSAIARRIGARNKKGVDNVAVHAIVLSLFLGVAIPLVMLPTIDSFFGLMGAKEDVVELATAYARVLLIGAFMAVFNNVGNGILRGEGDANRAMLAMVLGSGLNIVLDPIFIYTLNFGIVGAAYATLLSMTITSLFIAYWLFIKRDLTLRLPSETSRRAGKSLRTYCVLVFLPHSLSSPRL from the coding sequence ATGACAAAGGGTGTCCAGATTTTAAGGGGCGACCCGAAAAAGGCCATAATAAAGCTCTCAATCCCGATGATGATAGGCATGTTGGTGCAGACGATGTATAACCTCGCCGACGGAATATGGGTCTCTGGCCTCGGCCCGGACGCTCTGGCCGCCGTTGGACTTTTCTTCCCGATTTTCACGGGGATTATAGCACTCGCCGCAGGTCTTGGTGTGGGCGCAAGCTCCGCGATAGCGAGGAGGATTGGAGCCAGAAATAAGAAAGGAGTCGACAACGTTGCCGTGCACGCCATCGTTCTCTCGCTCTTCTTGGGTGTAGCCATACCGCTTGTCATGCTCCCCACGATAGATTCGTTCTTCGGGTTAATGGGCGCCAAAGAGGATGTCGTTGAGCTGGCCACAGCCTACGCGAGGGTGCTCCTTATTGGGGCTTTCATGGCCGTCTTCAACAACGTCGGAAACGGTATTCTAAGGGGAGAAGGAGATGCAAACAGGGCAATGCTTGCAATGGTGCTTGGTTCAGGACTCAACATAGTTCTTGACCCAATATTTATTTATACCCTAAACTTTGGAATCGTTGGTGCCGCTTACGCAACCTTGCTCTCCATGACAATCACTTCACTTTTCATCGCTTACTGGCTCTTCATCAAGAGGGACCTTACGTTGAGATTACCCTCAGAGACTTCTCGCCGAGCTGGGAAATCCTTAAGGACATATTGCGTGTTGGTCTTCCTGCCTCACTCTCTCAGCTCTCCACGTCTATAG
- a CDS encoding radical SAM/SPASM domain-containing protein, whose translation MKVPRAIKEPFPNAMNPSSDVENVKSKESGSQLTTALKAFRLILGNPIARALIKPSLKKYKINGRELPGLYWALSIYAGESINAPMMVRFQADTIKLLLKLGIKLARGDEEAVKEALLRDPHIRRGIWVVLEGIAKYGVTVPQRLAGPFLIVWNFTNMCNFRCKHCYQRADKPLPTELTLKEKLELVDQLDKGGVAAVALSGGEPTIHPHFLRIVKELSSRGIHTSVATNGWTFAKKEELEKAIRAGIKYVEVSVDSAKPEKHDEFRGIPGAWEHAIKALENAVELGISHGMATIMDKETFQEIDDILDLAENIGVKRVIFFNLVPTGRAEDMIKVDLSPEEREEFMKEVYRQMKRRKLEILTTAPQYARVTLLMSSGREITPAHFYIGENNSVKVLAEFIGGCGAGRIYAGIEPDGTVVPCVFLPLPVGNIRNKSFKEIWENSRIFNILRDRDSWEGQCGSCPYKYICGGCRARAYHYTLDLRGDDPGCIINKRLWEEIVKHGKPKGLTEVNWVDESVVLRGPALYVPSYYRGLEASGEKIVSRSYKVQEIHT comes from the coding sequence ATGAAAGTTCCTAGAGCCATAAAAGAACCATTTCCAAACGCTATGAATCCATCATCAGATGTTGAGAACGTCAAATCCAAGGAAAGTGGGAGCCAACTAACTACGGCACTAAAAGCATTTAGGCTTATTCTTGGAAACCCAATTGCAAGAGCCCTTATAAAACCAAGCCTTAAAAAATATAAGATAAATGGGAGGGAACTTCCAGGCCTTTACTGGGCGCTTAGTATCTATGCAGGGGAGAGCATAAATGCACCAATGATGGTGCGGTTTCAGGCAGATACAATAAAGCTCCTTCTCAAACTCGGCATAAAATTGGCTCGTGGTGATGAGGAGGCGGTAAAAGAGGCTCTTCTCAGGGATCCTCACATAAGGCGCGGTATTTGGGTTGTTCTTGAGGGGATTGCCAAATATGGGGTGACTGTCCCTCAGCGTCTTGCTGGCCCTTTTCTCATTGTATGGAATTTTACAAATATGTGTAATTTCAGGTGCAAGCACTGCTATCAGAGGGCAGATAAGCCTTTGCCGACCGAACTAACTCTCAAGGAAAAGCTCGAGCTCGTCGATCAGCTTGATAAGGGCGGTGTTGCTGCAGTTGCTTTAAGCGGGGGAGAGCCCACTATACATCCACACTTCCTTAGGATTGTGAAGGAGCTCTCAAGTAGGGGTATTCATACGTCTGTAGCAACTAATGGTTGGACATTTGCCAAAAAAGAAGAGTTGGAAAAGGCAATTAGAGCTGGAATAAAGTACGTTGAGGTGAGCGTAGATTCAGCGAAGCCTGAAAAACATGATGAGTTCAGAGGTATCCCAGGAGCATGGGAGCACGCTATAAAGGCACTCGAGAATGCTGTTGAGCTTGGAATAAGCCATGGAATGGCAACGATAATGGATAAGGAAACGTTTCAGGAAATAGACGATATCCTAGACCTTGCGGAGAATATAGGGGTAAAGCGTGTTATATTCTTTAACCTCGTGCCAACGGGCAGAGCAGAAGATATGATTAAGGTTGATCTATCTCCTGAAGAGCGTGAAGAGTTCATGAAGGAAGTTTATCGTCAAATGAAAAGGAGGAAACTTGAGATACTCACAACTGCTCCCCAATATGCTAGGGTAACTCTCTTGATGAGTAGCGGAAGGGAAATAACCCCAGCTCACTTTTATATTGGGGAGAATAACTCTGTGAAAGTCTTAGCAGAATTTATAGGGGGTTGTGGTGCCGGTAGAATTTATGCCGGCATAGAGCCAGATGGAACCGTAGTTCCTTGTGTTTTCCTTCCATTACCAGTTGGAAATATCAGAAATAAATCATTTAAGGAAATATGGGAAAACAGTAGGATATTCAATATCCTTAGGGACAGAGATAGCTGGGAGGGGCAGTGTGGTAGTTGTCCATACAAGTACATTTGCGGAGGATGCCGTGCGAGGGCTTATCACTATACCCTTGACTTAAGGGGGGATGACCCAGGCTGTATAATAAATAAACGCCTTTGGGAGGAAATAGTTAAGCATGGAAAGCCTAAAGGGCTCACAGAAGTTAATTGGGTTGATGAAAGTGTTGTCCTTCGGGGACCAGCCCTTTATGTGCCCAGTTATTACAGAGGTCTCGAGGCTTCAGGGGAGAAAATTGTTAGTAGGAGTTACAAAGTTCAAGAAATTCATACCTAA
- a CDS encoding GbsR/MarR family transcriptional regulator — protein sequence MDIEERKFIEIVERIMVRWGYTSTEGKVYATLLLSSTPMTITELVEKTGLSRSSVSISLTRLSRDYLVTCRKRGRIKYFTASPAFFEKFLHQPKEMLEREIRPLEEIVKSMMRKYDENMKSKLNTILNDLKKLECVLELIIRVEEESECLTNE from the coding sequence ATGGATATCGAAGAAAGAAAGTTCATAGAAATCGTGGAAAGGATTATGGTGCGTTGGGGATATACTTCAACCGAGGGAAAGGTATATGCAACTTTGTTACTTTCAAGTACACCTATGACAATAACTGAACTTGTTGAAAAAACTGGTTTAAGTCGCTCATCAGTTTCAATATCGCTAACCAGATTATCCAGGGACTATCTTGTAACATGCCGCAAAAGAGGCAGAATTAAATATTTCACAGCAAGTCCTGCTTTTTTTGAAAAGTTCCTTCACCAACCTAAGGAGATGCTAGAGCGGGAAATCCGCCCTTTAGAAGAAATCGTAAAATCTATGATGAGAAAGTATGATGAAAACATGAAGTCAAAGCTGAATACTATTTTAAATGATCTAAAGAAACTTGAATGCGTTCTTGAGCTGATAATTCGTGTCGAGGAAGAAAGTGAATGTCTTACAAATGAATGA
- a CDS encoding ATP-binding cassette domain-containing protein, whose amino-acid sequence MLCLRNVEYLQNCRKILHSINMTFRDGISYSILGPNGAGKSTIARILMGELKPTSGQIILDGKDITGLSITERAKLGISMAWQEPARYEGITVKDYLTLGGKLKIKEDEIQEVLELVGLSYELYAHRFVDKSLSGGERKRVELASLLLLKPRYAILDEPDSGLDITAKELIERILNYFQKYGTTVILITHHEEIAAKTDFSYFICAGRLVKKGFSHEVVDYYRKTCRRCSFPEG is encoded by the coding sequence ATGCTCTGCTTGAGGAACGTTGAGTACTTACAAAATTGCAGGAAAATCCTTCACTCAATAAACATGACCTTCAGAGATGGAATAAGCTACTCAATACTTGGGCCGAACGGCGCGGGAAAATCGACAATAGCCCGCATTTTGATGGGAGAGCTAAAGCCCACATCTGGTCAGATTATCCTTGATGGTAAGGATATAACCGGGTTGAGCATTACTGAGAGGGCAAAACTTGGGATAAGCATGGCCTGGCAGGAGCCGGCCCGGTATGAGGGCATAACCGTGAAGGACTACCTCACCCTTGGTGGGAAGCTCAAAATTAAGGAAGATGAAATACAAGAAGTCCTCGAGCTTGTTGGCCTGTCCTATGAGCTCTATGCTCATCGTTTTGTGGACAAAAGTTTGAGCGGTGGTGAAAGGAAAAGGGTAGAGCTTGCATCACTTCTTCTCCTTAAACCAAGGTACGCAATTCTCGATGAACCTGACTCGGGCCTCGACATAACGGCCAAAGAACTCATAGAGAGAATCCTAAACTATTTCCAGAAGTACGGTACCACCGTGATACTTATCACCCACCACGAGGAGATAGCAGCCAAAACAGACTTCTCATACTTCATCTGCGCAGGTAGATTAGTGAAAAAAGGCTTTTCACATGAGGTCGTTGACTACTATCGGAAGACCTGTAGAAGATGCTCCTTCCCGGAGGGCTGA
- a CDS encoding SufB/SufD family protein, with the protein MTIKIDLTREYEALVEAYQREGLDTSLFEGRIATIIISGDKIIGLNNVPGVEIKGKEIKNGVKAEVKIADNVELPFPVHLCTGYLESEGYQRVVFDINVGKNSKVKFISHCIFPYAKNFTHEAVTRIKIGEGSSVLYDDEHVHGEGVRMIGKTEVDVGRGARYTGRFSLTKHRAKKLKLEMIARLDERAVLELESKVKAVKDDSVEIKEVAYLEGAHSRANLRSTVIAFDRARASVINEAYGLGDYAKGHVECHEIVKGNADVQTVPLLRVKNDKAELTHEASIGRINEAQLIQLMAKGLTEDEAAELIIKGLLGE; encoded by the coding sequence ATGACGATAAAGATTGATCTCACTAGGGAATACGAGGCGTTAGTTGAGGCCTATCAGCGAGAAGGTCTTGACACCTCCCTTTTCGAGGGCAGAATAGCAACGATAATCATCAGTGGAGACAAAATCATCGGGCTCAACAATGTTCCAGGGGTTGAGATAAAGGGAAAGGAGATTAAGAACGGAGTTAAAGCTGAAGTTAAAATCGCGGACAACGTTGAGCTTCCCTTTCCCGTTCACCTTTGCACTGGTTATTTGGAAAGCGAGGGGTACCAGAGGGTTGTCTTTGACATAAACGTCGGCAAAAACTCGAAGGTTAAATTCATATCCCATTGCATCTTTCCCTACGCAAAGAACTTCACCCACGAAGCGGTGACAAGGATAAAAATTGGAGAAGGTTCAAGCGTGCTCTACGACGATGAACACGTGCACGGCGAGGGTGTAAGGATGATCGGCAAGACAGAGGTGGATGTGGGCAGAGGTGCCCGCTATACGGGAAGGTTCTCTCTGACGAAGCACAGGGCAAAGAAGCTGAAGCTTGAGATGATCGCGAGACTCGATGAGAGGGCTGTTCTTGAGCTTGAGTCAAAGGTGAAGGCAGTTAAAGATGATTCAGTTGAGATAAAGGAAGTCGCCTATCTGGAGGGGGCACACTCCAGGGCAAACCTAAGAAGTACGGTTATAGCCTTTGACAGGGCAAGGGCTAGCGTTATAAACGAGGCCTACGGCCTCGGTGACTACGCAAAGGGCCACGTTGAGTGTCACGAGATTGTTAAAGGTAATGCTGACGTTCAGACTGTTCCTCTCCTAAGGGTAAAGAACGACAAGGCCGAGCTCACGCACGAGGCATCCATAGGAAGGATAAACGAAGCCCAGCTCATTCAGCTCATGGCTAAGGGTCTAACAGAGGATGAAGCGGCTGAGCTAATTATAAAGGGTCTCTTGGGAGAATGA
- the pdxT gene encoding pyridoxal 5'-phosphate synthase glutaminase subunit PdxT, translating to MKVGVIGLQGDVSEHIEATKRAMESLGVFGDVIWLRKPEQLESISAIIIPGGESTTISRLMQKTGLFEPVKKLIEDGLPVMGTCAGLIMLSKEVVGATPEQKFLEVLDVKVNRNAYGRQVDSFEAPVKLSFDDEPFTGVFIRAPRILKLLSDKVKPLAWLENRIVGVEQDNIIGLEFHPELTDDTRIHEYLLEKLL from the coding sequence ATGAAGGTAGGAGTTATCGGATTGCAGGGAGACGTCAGTGAGCATATAGAGGCAACAAAGAGAGCCATGGAAAGCCTCGGCGTTTTCGGTGACGTCATTTGGCTCAGGAAACCTGAACAGCTCGAAAGCATTAGTGCGATAATAATCCCTGGAGGAGAGAGCACTACGATCTCAAGGCTCATGCAGAAAACAGGTCTCTTTGAGCCTGTAAAGAAGCTGATTGAAGATGGACTGCCGGTGATGGGAACCTGTGCAGGGCTGATAATGCTATCCAAGGAGGTAGTTGGGGCAACTCCTGAGCAGAAATTCCTAGAGGTTCTCGACGTGAAGGTAAACAGGAACGCCTATGGAAGGCAGGTGGACAGCTTTGAAGCGCCCGTGAAGCTTTCCTTTGATGATGAGCCGTTTACAGGGGTCTTCATAAGGGCCCCCAGGATACTTAAGTTACTCAGTGACAAGGTAAAGCCCCTAGCGTGGCTTGAGAACAGGATTGTTGGCGTTGAGCAGGACAATATCATAGGCCTAGAATTCCACCCCGAGCTTACTGACGATACGAGGATCCATGAGTATCTTTTGGAAAAACTTCTCTAA
- a CDS encoding MATE family efflux transporter, protein MAGGENGVAVFTSAWRVTMLGIVPILGMAAATTAVTGAAYGERNTEKLEAAYLYAIKIAFMIELGVVSFIMAFAPQVAYLFTYSEIAQVIKQELISALRTLPIFLLLTPFGMMTSAMFQGIGEGEKSLILTIFRTLVMQVGFAYTFVNLGLGLRGVWLGIVVGNMVAAVMGFTWGRVRIRVVRRALR, encoded by the coding sequence ATGGCGGGCGGGGAAAATGGTGTTGCCGTCTTTACCAGTGCTTGGCGTGTCACGATGCTCGGAATAGTACCAATACTTGGTATGGCTGCTGCAACAACTGCAGTAACTGGAGCCGCTTACGGGGAGAGAAACACTGAAAAGTTGGAAGCTGCCTACCTCTATGCAATAAAGATAGCATTCATGATAGAGCTTGGCGTAGTCTCCTTCATAATGGCCTTCGCTCCTCAAGTGGCCTATCTTTTCACGTACTCCGAGATAGCACAGGTGATAAAGCAGGAACTCATCTCCGCCCTCAGAACCCTTCCAATATTTTTACTCCTAACCCCCTTCGGCATGATGACCTCCGCAATGTTCCAAGGCATAGGTGAAGGAGAAAAGTCTCTGATTTTAACGATATTCAGAACTTTGGTCATGCAGGTTGGCTTCGCTTATACCTTCGTGAACCTGGGGCTCGGCCTTAGGGGAGTTTGGCTGGGGATAGTTGTCGGGAACATGGTGGCAGCTGTCATGGGCTTCACCTGGGGAAGAGTAAGAATAAGGGTAGTAAGACGAGCTTTGAGGTGA
- a CDS encoding NifB/NifX family molybdenum-iron cluster-binding protein, which yields MRIAVPAVDDKGLESEVSRHFGRARYFVFVDVENNEIKGAEVVEVPFEEHGPGDLPRFVKEHGGEVVLAYGMGHKAISFFNELGIEVVTGAYGRIRDVVEAFIHQVLELDPHWKEKIEREKERERGEKHEQRDGL from the coding sequence ATGAGGATAGCTGTTCCAGCCGTGGACGATAAAGGCTTAGAAAGCGAAGTGAGTAGACACTTTGGCAGGGCAAGGTACTTTGTATTTGTTGACGTTGAAAACAATGAAATTAAAGGTGCGGAGGTCGTTGAGGTTCCTTTCGAGGAGCATGGACCAGGGGATCTTCCAAGGTTCGTCAAGGAGCACGGAGGAGAAGTCGTCCTTGCTTATGGAATGGGGCATAAAGCTATTTCATTCTTCAACGAGCTCGGCATAGAAGTCGTTACTGGGGCCTATGGAAGAATAAGAGATGTGGTTGAGGCCTTTATACACCAGGTTCTAGAGTTAGATCCTCACTGGAAGGAGAAGATAGAGCGCGAAAAGGAAAGGGAGAGAGGTGAAAAGCACGAGCAGAGAGATGGTTTGTAA
- a CDS encoding 4Fe-4S dicluster domain-containing protein translates to MEDMKMSGDEAPIIGKDALGRPVKDLSVIPWWGVDRKDIEWYPKINYDRCAGCGICFITCGRRVFDWDKEKGKPVVARPYNCMVGCSTCAMLCPCDAIEFPPKEYIKKLVVENNIVRKAFEITKPLSKKNEKKPEGTESKFNP, encoded by the coding sequence ATGGAGGATATGAAAATGTCCGGCGATGAAGCTCCTATCATTGGAAAGGATGCACTTGGGAGGCCAGTTAAAGATTTAAGCGTTATCCCATGGTGGGGAGTTGATCGGAAGGATATAGAGTGGTACCCGAAGATAAACTACGACAGATGTGCGGGATGCGGAATCTGCTTCATAACCTGTGGAAGGCGCGTCTTTGACTGGGACAAGGAGAAGGGGAAACCAGTTGTTGCGAGGCCCTATAACTGTATGGTAGGTTGTTCAACGTGCGCAATGCTCTGCCCCTGCGACGCGATAGAATTTCCGCCGAAGGAGTACATCAAAAAGCTCGTCGTTGAGAACAACATAGTAAGAAAAGCCTTTGAGATAACGAAGCCCTTAAGCAAGAAAAACGAAAAGAAACCTGAGGGAACCGAGAGCAAGTTCAACCCATAA
- the tdt gene encoding TDT family transporter yields the protein MGISIKDFAPSWFASVMGTGALALTSKAYSSKLPALAGFAKFLVYLNTLLFFILLIPWLLRWVKYTENALEDLKHPMVSHFYGTIAVAMLVLSADYLFILKKITIAKAFWIPGTVLTIFFALLIPYLMFVEREIDLKVVTPAWFIPPVGLIVIPMGGAGLISSFSGTAREIAYVVNYFAWGAGFFLYLGLFAIVFFRFIRHEPMPCGMAPAVWINLGPIGAGTSTLYALVKASEFLKVKEPFLAFGLIFWGFGVWWLAMAIMMTIYYIRKLNLPYSLAWWAFIFPLGAYVGATHNVGTAFGIGIIDSFGFVLYWLLLAMWLITGVKTVKHVLLE from the coding sequence ATGGGGATAAGTATAAAGGACTTTGCTCCTAGCTGGTTTGCGAGCGTTATGGGGACGGGAGCCTTAGCTTTGACAAGTAAAGCGTACTCATCGAAGCTTCCAGCCTTGGCTGGATTTGCGAAATTTCTCGTCTACCTCAACACCCTCCTATTCTTCATCCTTCTAATTCCATGGCTTCTCAGATGGGTGAAGTACACGGAAAACGCCTTAGAAGATCTAAAACATCCGATGGTGAGTCACTTTTATGGAACGATAGCAGTGGCTATGCTCGTCCTCTCGGCGGATTATCTCTTTATACTTAAAAAAATCACCATTGCAAAGGCGTTCTGGATCCCTGGGACAGTTTTAACGATATTCTTTGCCCTACTAATACCCTATTTGATGTTTGTGGAAAGAGAAATAGATCTTAAGGTCGTTACTCCTGCATGGTTTATTCCCCCCGTGGGGCTTATCGTTATTCCCATGGGAGGTGCAGGCCTAATCTCAAGCTTCTCTGGGACTGCCCGGGAGATCGCCTATGTGGTTAATTACTTCGCCTGGGGGGCTGGTTTCTTCCTTTACTTGGGCCTGTTCGCGATAGTGTTTTTCCGCTTCATAAGGCATGAACCGATGCCCTGTGGTATGGCTCCAGCTGTATGGATAAACCTTGGACCAATAGGGGCTGGAACTTCAACACTCTATGCACTCGTCAAAGCTAGTGAGTTCCTGAAAGTTAAAGAGCCTTTCTTGGCGTTTGGTTTAATATTCTGGGGCTTTGGCGTCTGGTGGCTGGCGATGGCTATCATGATGACCATCTACTACATCAGAAAACTCAACTTACCCTATAGCCTGGCTTGGTGGGCTTTCATCTTCCCACTCGGAGCCTACGTGGGGGCAACGCACAACGTTGGTACAGCCTTTGGTATAGGAATTATAGACAGCTTTGGCTTTGTCCTTTACTGGCTTCTACTGGCTATGTGGCTGATCACGGGTGTAAAAACTGTAAAGCACGTGCTTCTCGAATGA
- a CDS encoding sulfite exporter TauE/SafE family protein yields MTYLEMVLIAFILSVIFSIGGVGSAIAIVPIMGWLGVPLMTAKPAGLFINTLSMLSATLKNIKHGKLDHRFGLPILILATSMAPIGAYASKFIPKVYVLWVFVAFLLYSGTMMIFFKPKKRESHENHVIEGSLIGGIAGFLGGLLGVGGGGIISPALIMLGYEPKKVAATTALVVFFSSLSGFVTYLGMGTLNWKLLLWVSIPAIAGGWLGTHLMHFKMSSEHVKKVIGVIIYLIALKTLLMVMG; encoded by the coding sequence ATGACTTATTTAGAGATGGTCCTTATAGCTTTTATCTTAAGTGTCATCTTCTCAATAGGTGGCGTAGGTTCTGCCATCGCCATAGTTCCAATAATGGGCTGGCTTGGAGTCCCACTTATGACGGCCAAGCCTGCTGGTCTCTTCATAAACACCCTCTCAATGCTTTCAGCGACTCTCAAAAATATAAAGCATGGAAAGCTCGACCACCGTTTTGGGCTCCCGATATTAATCCTCGCAACCTCCATGGCCCCGATCGGAGCTTATGCAAGTAAATTTATTCCTAAGGTATATGTCCTCTGGGTATTTGTTGCATTTTTGCTTTACTCAGGCACGATGATGATTTTCTTTAAACCTAAGAAAAGGGAAAGCCATGAAAATCACGTCATTGAGGGCTCACTAATTGGGGGAATAGCTGGTTTCCTCGGCGGTCTCCTTGGCGTCGGTGGGGGCGGAATAATTAGCCCCGCCCTTATAATGCTCGGTTATGAACCCAAAAAAGTTGCTGCAACTACAGCATTGGTTGTTTTCTTCTCATCTCTTAGTGGATTTGTAACCTATTTAGGGATGGGAACTCTAAACTGGAAACTGCTCCTATGGGTTTCGATTCCCGCTATAGCAGGAGGCTGGCTAGGGACCCACCTAATGCACTTCAAGATGAGTTCTGAACATGTAAAAAAGGTGATAGGTGTCATAATATACCTTATAGCCCTTAAGACGCTCCTCATGGTTATGGGTTGA